Below is a window of Cytophaga hutchinsonii ATCC 33406 DNA.
TGTTGGATGCTACTACTTTAGCCATGGATTTTATGATTTCTTCATCAAACATAATGTCGTTTAATTGAATGTCAATCATGTGATAGCCCCATTCCTCTAATGTAGCGTCCAGATGCATCTTTACTTCTTCAATAATTTCTGTCCTGAGACTTAATATTTCTGCCTGCTTTTTTGTTGCAACAAAACTACGTATTGTACCTTCAATGGTACGGATCAGTGCCTGCATGAAACTTGATTCATCAACGAATTTAAAGGCAACGTTTTTAATGGTAGACTCAGATTGGTTGATCACAGCATACAGCATCATTGCTTTGAAATAAACGTTTGCCTGATCCTGTGTTACGGCCTGGAATTCAATTTCTACAGATCTGTTCTGAATAGAGATCCTTTTATATACCGTTTCAATAAAAGGGATTCTAAAACTTAATCCCGGTTCAATCACTCTTCTGTATTTTCCGAATACAGTTATGATAGCAACATAACCTTGTTTAACAGTAACAAATCCGGAAAGAATGATAAGAAAAAAGAGTACTCCTAAAACAATAAATACAATATTCATACAAGTAGGGTTAAGTGTGTAAAAGGTTAAATGGTTTTTGAAATCAAGGGGTGCTTTTTAATAAAAAATGTGGCTGCTACATATTTGTTTTTTTTAGTTAATCGGTAAATATATACGTACGCAGAGTGGCAAAGTTCGAGCCAGCTTTCACATTCTTAAAAAAATAACAGATCGAATTACATCAGATCAATCTCCAGATTTTGTTTTGCATTTTTTAATTCAGCAAGTGTTTTCATTTCGTTTAAAGATGCAGCAAGTGAAATTCCGGTATCATATATTTCCAGTGCTTTTTCATAAGAACCTTTTTCAGCAAAGAATTCTGCGGCCTGATAATACGTAGCGAGATAATCGGGAAAAGAAGTGAGTAGGTTGTCAAACGTTTTACCGGTTTCAGCATGATCCGTTTTTTTATATTCCAACGCAATTCCATACAGCAAAAACGGGTCGTTGGGCTGTTCTTTATGCAATTCCAATAAGTAGTCTAACCGATTCATTAAATAATTGTCATTTTTTGATAAAAAATGTAACTTTTAAGTATATAATAGAGTTAAATATAATAAATTGAATTGTGTTCATTCAATGTACCGTCCAATCAATAAAACAGTAAAGTTTCGGTAAGAGACGGTTGCCGATTTATTTATCATTAAATATACATATAACCGATGAAAATTTTAGTTTGTATCACGCATGTGCCCGACACCACTTCTAAAATTACGTTTGCAGACAACAAATTTAATACAGCAGGTGTTCAGTTTATCATCGGTCCGTACGATGAATACGCGCTCTCAAGAGCCGTTGAATTAAAAGAGCAGTCAGGAGGTACAGTAACAGTACTGAATGTTGGCGATGCAGAAACGGAACCTACCATTCGCAAAGCATTAGCGATTGGCGCTGATGACGCCATCCGCATCAATGCAGTTCCTAAAGACGCTGGTTTTGTTGCTGCGCAGATTGCAGCGGTAGCAAAGAGCGGCGGATATGATTTGATTTTAATGGGTCGTGAGTCTATTGATTATAATGGAGGTTTGGTTCATGGTTTGGTTGCTGATGCATTAGGTATGCCTTGTGTTACACCAATCATGAAACTGGATATTGAAAACGGTGTAGCTAAAATGACACGTGAAATAGAAGGCGGTAAGGAATCTGTTGAATGTGCTTTGCCGTTTGTAGCGGGTTGCCAGGAGCCGATCGCAGAATGGAAAATTCCAAACATGCGCGGTATCATGTCCGCACGTACCAAACCGTTGAATGTAGTGGAACCGGTTGTTGTTGCTGACGATGTAGTATATGGCACGTTTTCATTGCCGGCTCCTAAAGGTGCTTGTAAAATGATTGATGCAGCTAATCCGGAAGAGCTTCTTACGTTATTACGCAACGAAGCAAAAGTACTTTAATTCTTGTTTTACATTATTGAGAAAAGATTATGTCAGTATTAATATATGTTGAGTCTAATGGCTCAGAAATAAAAAAATCTTCCATGGATGCTGTTGCTTACGGCACTCAGGTTGCTTCTAAACTTGGCGGTTCTGCTATAGTTGTGGCAATCGGTAATATTCCTCAGGAGCAATTAACGGCATTGGGTAATTTCGGTGCTTCAAAAGTATTGCACGTAACAGGAGATGCATTTAATCAGAATGCACCGTTAGCATCTGCAGCTGCTGTTGTTGAAGCTGCTAAGAAAGCGGGTGCAAAAGTAATTGTCTTGCCTAAATCTACCCTTGTTGATTCTTTTGCACCTAAATTAGCTTCTCAGTTAAAAGCCGGTGTTGTAACTAATGTTACTGAATTGCCGGATACAAGTGCAGGTTTCCAGGTAAAACGTTCAATTTTTACCGGAAAAGCTTTTGCGACGGTTTCGATCAATACAGATATTAAAGTTATCACCTTGGCTAAAAATGCTTACCAGGGAACAGAGACAGGCGGAACAGCTGCAGTAGAAGCATTATCTGTATCATTAACAGATGCAGATACAAAGGTTAAAACTACAAATGTGGAAAAAATGTCCGGAGAGCTTTTGTTGACGGAAGCAGAGATTGTTGTATCGGGTGGCAGAGGCTTAAAAGGCCCCGAAAACTGGGGTGTTTTGCTTGATTTGGCAAAAGCATTGGGAGCAGCAACAGGATGTTCTAAACCGGTTTCTGATATGGATTGGAGACCTCACCACGAACACGTTGGTCAAACAGGTGTAAAAGTAGCGCCGAATTTATATATTGCAGTCGGAATTTCAGGAGCGATCCAACATTTGGCAGGGGTGAACTCATCCAAATGTATTGTTGTCATCAATAAAGATCCTGAAGCACCTTTCTTTAAGGCTGCAGACTATGGCATTGTAGGTGACTTATTCGAAGTATTACCGAAATTGACTGAAGCTGCTAAATTGCTTAAATAAGCACATCAGTAGAGTGGAGAAAATTAGATTAGAAATTATAGGTTTGTCGTCCAGTCAATCGCAAACAGGCTCGTTTGCTTTGGTATTAGGAGAAGTGAATGGTAACAGACGGTTACCGATTATTATTGGAATGTTTGAAGCGCAAGCAATTGCTATTGAAATCGAAAAGGTAATACCTAATCGGCCAATGACACACGATTTATTTAAATCGTTTGCCTTGTCATTCCATTTTATCGTCGAAGAGATTGTAATTTCAGATCTGAAAGAAGGTGTTTTCTTTGCTAAAATTATCTGCTCAGACGGAATTAAAAATATCGAGATCGATGCACGTCCTTCTGATGCGATTGCTATAGGTTTGCGTTTTGATGTTCCGATTTATTCATATGAAACCATTATGTCTGAAGCAGGTATTGTGCTGAACGACGATATGGATGATATGGATGAAGATGAGGATGAAGACGACGAAGATAAGCTTGAAGAAGCAACAATAAGTTCTGCTAAAGCGGATTCGAGTTTTTCAGGAAGAGAAGACCAGATAAAGAATATGTCTCTTGATCAGCTTCAGGCAATGCTTGATGAAGCAATTGAAAAAGAAGATTATGAAAAAGCTGCCCGCGTGCGCGATGAAATGAATAAACGTAATTGATTTCTTCAATATAATGAACACAAAAAGAAAGCCCTTAAGAGTAATATCTTAAGGGCTTTCTTTTATATCTGGCGCTGATTTTATAGACATAAAAAAGAGTGGTATGTATTTGTACCACTCTTTTTATGTGATTAAATGGTAATTCTTAGAAAATAGAATTGTCATTTGGAGAGAATAAATCACCTTGAGGTGTTTCATCCTCATCTTCTTTTGGAGTCTCTACTGGAGCTGTGTAAGAAAGAATTTCTACTTCCTCATCTTTTTCAACTTCTGGTTTAGCTGCCGGTTTTTTAGGCGCTGCTTTTTTCTTAGGCGCTGTTGCCTTTTTCGCTACTGCTTTTGAAGGAGCTGCTTTCTTTGCCGGAGCTGATTTCTTAGCTGCCGATTTCTTAGCCGGAGCTGTTTTTTTAGCAACCGCTTTTTTAACTGCTTTCTTAGCAGGCGCTGCTTTTTTAGCAACCGCTTTTACTGCTTTCTTAGCTGCCTTTTTAGCTGGAGCTGCTTTTTTAACTGCTTTCTTAACGGCCTTTTTAACCGCTTTCTTAGCAGGTGCTGCTTTTTTAGCAACTTTCTTAACTGCTTTCTTAACTGCTTTTTTAGGAGCTGCTTTCTTCGCAGTAGTTACTTTTTTAACAACTTTTTTCGCTGCCTTTTTAACTTTCGCAGCTACTTTTTTTACAGCTTTTTCTGCTTTTTTAAGAGTCTTCTTAACAGAAGATTTCTCTGCTTTTTTTACTTTTTTTGCC
It encodes the following:
- a CDS encoding SPFH domain-containing protein, giving the protein MNIVFIVLGVLFFLIILSGFVTVKQGYVAIITVFGKYRRVIEPGLSFRIPFIETVYKRISIQNRSVEIEFQAVTQDQANVYFKAMMLYAVINQSESTIKNVAFKFVDESSFMQALIRTIEGTIRSFVATKKQAEILSLRTEIIEEVKMHLDATLEEWGYHMIDIQLNDIMFDEEIIKSMAKVVASNNLKAAAENEGQALLITKTKAAEAEGNAIKISAIAEKEAAIQRGQGIALFREEVAKGMAQAAREMSEAQLDSSYLMFSLWTESIKHFAEHGKGNVIFLDGSTDGMHKTLNQMMAVSKLQETK
- a CDS encoding electron transfer flavoprotein subunit beta/FixA family protein — translated: MKILVCITHVPDTTSKITFADNKFNTAGVQFIIGPYDEYALSRAVELKEQSGGTVTVLNVGDAETEPTIRKALAIGADDAIRINAVPKDAGFVAAQIAAVAKSGGYDLILMGRESIDYNGGLVHGLVADALGMPCVTPIMKLDIENGVAKMTREIEGGKESVECALPFVAGCQEPIAEWKIPNMRGIMSARTKPLNVVEPVVVADDVVYGTFSLPAPKGACKMIDAANPEELLTLLRNEAKVL
- a CDS encoding electron transfer flavoprotein subunit alpha/FixB family protein — its product is MSVLIYVESNGSEIKKSSMDAVAYGTQVASKLGGSAIVVAIGNIPQEQLTALGNFGASKVLHVTGDAFNQNAPLASAAAVVEAAKKAGAKVIVLPKSTLVDSFAPKLASQLKAGVVTNVTELPDTSAGFQVKRSIFTGKAFATVSINTDIKVITLAKNAYQGTETGGTAAVEALSVSLTDADTKVKTTNVEKMSGELLLTEAEIVVSGGRGLKGPENWGVLLDLAKALGAATGCSKPVSDMDWRPHHEHVGQTGVKVAPNLYIAVGISGAIQHLAGVNSSKCIVVINKDPEAPFFKAADYGIVGDLFEVLPKLTEAAKLLK
- a CDS encoding bifunctional nuclease family protein: MEKIRLEIIGLSSSQSQTGSFALVLGEVNGNRRLPIIIGMFEAQAIAIEIEKVIPNRPMTHDLFKSFALSFHFIVEEIVISDLKEGVFFAKIICSDGIKNIEIDARPSDAIAIGLRFDVPIYSYETIMSEAGIVLNDDMDDMDEDEDEDDEDKLEEATISSAKADSSFSGREDQIKNMSLDQLQAMLDEAIEKEDYEKAARVRDEMNKRN